A single Muntiacus reevesi chromosome 9, mMunRee1.1, whole genome shotgun sequence DNA region contains:
- the LOC136175300 gene encoding olfactory receptor 8K5-like: MDQQNRSSLTEFILMGVTKQAELQAPLFGVFLIIYTITVVGNLGIIILTQVDSQLHTPMYFFIKHLAFVDLGNSTVICPKMLVNFVVDQNTIWYYAYATQLAFFLMFIISEFFILSAMAYDRYLAICNPLLYNVVMSQRLCHTLVGIPYLYSAFQALMFTIKIFTLTFCGSNVISHFYCDDIPLLLMLCSNAQEIELLIILFSAFNLISSLLVILMSYILILRAVFQMHSAESRKKALSTCSSHLMVVVVFYGSLLFMYMQPNSTHSFDTDKMASVFYTLVIPMLNTLIYSLRNKEVKNAFQRVLKNKCKLCI; this comes from the coding sequence ATGGACCAACAGAATCGATCATCACTGACTGAATTCATTCTGATGGGGGTCACAAAGCAGGCTGAACTTCAGGCTCCCCTTTTTGGGGTCTTCCTCATCATCTACACAATCACAGTGGTGGGAAATCTGGGCATAATCATCTTAACTCAAGTGGATTCCCAGCTGCACACACCTATGTACTTTTTTATCAAACACTTGGCTTTCGTTGATCTTGGTAATTCCACTGTTATTTGTCCCAAGATGTTGGTGAATTTTGTTGTGGATCAAAATACCATTTGGTATTATGCCTATGCCACACAGTTGGCTTTCTTCCTTATGTTCATTATCAGTGAATTTTTTATCTTGTcagccatggcctatgaccgataCTTGGCTATCTGCAACCCTCTGCTGTACAATGTTGTCATGTCCCAGAGACTTTGTCATACGCTGGTAGGCATTCCATACCTCTACAGTGCCTTTCAGGCACTCATGTTTACTATTAAGATTTTTACACTGACTTTTTGCGGCTCTAATGTCATCAGTCATTTCTACTGTGATGACATTCCCTTGTTACTTATGCTCTGCTCAAATGCACAAGAAATAGAATTGTTGATCATACTGTTTTCAGCATTTAATTTGATCTCTTCCCTCCTGGTCATCCTAATGTCCTACATACTGATCCTGAGAGCGGTATTTCAAATGCATTCTGCAGAGAGCAGGAAGAAAGCTCTCTCCACATGTAGTTCTCATCTGATGGTGGTGGTTGTGTTCTATGGGTCTCTACTATTTATGTATATGCAGCCCAACTCCACTCACTCCTTTGATACAGATAAAATGGCCTCTGTGTTTTATACTTTAGTGATTCCCATGCTTAACACCTTGATCTACAGCTTAAGgaacaaagaagtgaaaaatgccTTCCAAAGGGTCTTAAAGAATAAGTGCAAACTTTGTATCTAA